GGGAGAGAGAAAGGTCGGTCCCCACCGAACTGGGAACGCGCACGTCGTTGTAGCCGCTCATCACGACGCCCGACTCCAGGCCAATGCTGACCTGCGCCTGTGCCGAAAGGGCCCACCCCAGCAGCAAGGCCACCAGGAGGCAGACCACGCCTAATCCCCTGGCAGGTCCTCCTGTTTGCTGCAGCGATTGGCCAACGCGAGTTGCCGAGCGCATCTGGCCCACCTTGTTGTGCAATGTCGTCATGGCAACCTCCTTTTCTGCGAATTCATTCTTCCTCATTGTGCAGCAGTTCCACTCCTTCTTTTGCCAAAAATGCCACAATCAGCAGGCCCACCAGCGGGTCTGAAAACCAGAAGCCGAAAAGATAGTTGGTCAGCAAGCCCAGCAGCAGGGCTATCGACAGCCACATGCAAACAAATGTCTCCTTAGAGTCCGCCACCAGGGAACGCAAACCGAGCCGCTGGCCCAGGCGCAGCTTCTGCGCGCCAAGAATTGGCATCACTACAGAGGAAAAGGCGGCGATGGCGATGCCGAAGGGCGAAGGCTCAGGCCGCTCCTGCCCGATCAACTTGCGCACCGACTCTACCAGCACATACAGCCCCAGTACCAGAAAGGTGAGGCCCACGAACTTACTGGCGCGGCGCTCGATGCGCTCCTCTCCTTCGGCATCACTCCT
Above is a genomic segment from Calditrichota bacterium containing:
- a CDS encoding cation transporter, with protein sequence MERGFRRALKLEYLTVGYNVAEAAASIAAGRAAGSISLVGFGLDSVVESLSGLVLIWRLRQHGRSDAEGEERIERRASKFVGLTFLVLGLYVLVESVRKLIGQERPEPSPFGIAIAAFSSVVMPILGAQKLRLGQRLGLRSLVADSKETFVCMWLSIALLLGLLTNYLFGFWFSDPLVGLLIVAFLAKEGVELLHNEEE